Proteins encoded in a region of the Mycolicibacterium duvalii genome:
- a CDS encoding multidrug effflux MFS transporter has product MAGFRDVDGKQPGRTRMIVVLGLLVALGPLTIDMYLPALPKIADDLAVTSSVVQLTLTGTLAGLALGQLIIGPLSDSLGRRKPLMAGIVLHMLASLLCMFATDITVLGIARGLQGMGAAAGMVVAIAVVGDLYADSVAATVMSRLMLVLGVAPVLAPSLGAAVLARGSWHWVFAALVVVAAALLLMSALALPETLPVDHRRPLRVRGISLTYLELLRDVRFVILVLVGALGMSGLFAYIAGASFVLQGRFGLGQTAFALVFGAGAVALIGTTQCNVLLLRRFAPQQIMVWALAAAVVSGLVFVALAATGIGGLVGFVVPVWAILGAMGLVIPNAPAVALTRHPDAAGTAAALLGAVQFGAGAAVAPVVGILGNDELAMALVMASGVSLALLALLATGSHKVVKSSDAAEPVAARHG; this is encoded by the coding sequence ATGGCAGGATTTCGTGACGTGGATGGGAAGCAGCCGGGACGCACCCGGATGATCGTGGTGCTGGGCCTGCTGGTGGCACTGGGGCCGTTGACCATCGACATGTACCTGCCGGCGCTGCCCAAGATCGCCGATGATCTGGCGGTCACGTCATCGGTGGTGCAGCTGACCCTGACCGGCACGTTGGCCGGACTGGCCCTCGGACAGCTGATCATCGGACCGCTGTCGGATTCCCTGGGGCGACGCAAGCCGCTGATGGCCGGGATCGTGCTGCACATGCTGGCCTCGCTGCTGTGCATGTTCGCCACCGACATCACGGTGCTCGGCATCGCGCGAGGACTGCAGGGCATGGGCGCGGCCGCCGGGATGGTGGTGGCCATCGCCGTGGTCGGCGACCTTTATGCGGATTCGGTGGCGGCCACGGTGATGTCCCGACTGATGCTGGTGCTCGGGGTGGCTCCGGTGCTCGCGCCGTCGCTGGGCGCGGCTGTACTGGCGCGCGGGTCGTGGCACTGGGTGTTCGCCGCGCTGGTCGTGGTGGCTGCGGCGTTGCTGCTGATGTCGGCGCTGGCGCTGCCCGAGACGCTGCCCGTCGATCACCGCCGGCCGCTGCGGGTGCGCGGCATCTCGCTGACCTACCTGGAATTGTTGCGCGACGTCCGGTTCGTGATCCTGGTGCTGGTCGGTGCGTTGGGTATGTCCGGGCTGTTCGCCTACATCGCCGGCGCATCGTTTGTCCTGCAGGGCCGTTTCGGTCTCGGCCAGACCGCGTTCGCGCTGGTGTTCGGTGCCGGTGCGGTGGCACTCATCGGCACCACCCAGTGCAACGTGCTGTTGCTGCGCAGGTTCGCCCCGCAGCAGATCATGGTGTGGGCGCTGGCGGCGGCGGTGGTGTCGGGTCTGGTGTTCGTCGCGCTGGCGGCCACCGGTATCGGCGGGCTTGTCGGCTTCGTGGTGCCGGTGTGGGCGATCTTGGGCGCGATGGGGCTGGTGATTCCGAACGCGCCGGCAGTGGCATTGACCCGTCACCCCGACGCGGCGGGCACCGCGGCCGCCCTGCTCGGTGCGGTGCAGTTCGGGGCCGGCGCTGCCGTCGCGCCGGTGGTCGGCATCCTCGGCAACGACGAGTTGGCCATGGCGCTGGTGATGGCGTCCGGTGTGTCGCTGGCGCTGCTCGCGCTGCTGGCGACGGGCTCGCACAAGGTCGTGAAGAGCAGCGACGCCGCCGAACCCGTCGCCGCCCGGCACGGCTGA
- a CDS encoding MFS transporter: protein MPRRGTDSAPPQATTPWPALWALLIGFFMILVDATIVAVANPAIMASLDVGYDAVIWVTSAYLLAYAVPLLVAGRLGDRFGPKNVYLAGLAVFTLASLWCGLADSLGMLVAARVVQGAGAALLTPQTLAVITRTFPAHRRGVAMSVWGATAGVATLVGPLAGGVLVDTLGWPWIFIVNVPVGVLGLVLAVWLVPALPTQTHSFDIPGVVLSGIGLFLIVFALQEGQAQDWAPWIWASLAIGLVVMAAFVYWQAIDTGEPLIPLSIFSDRDFSMSNLGVATIGFVATGMLLPLMFYAQAVCGLSPTRAAMLVAPMAVATGVLAPFVGRIVDRSHPRPVIGFGFATLAIGVTWLSIEMTPTTPIWRLVVPLTLLGVAMAFIWSPLAATATRNLPTRLAGAGSGVYNTTRQVGSVVGSAGMAAFMASRLSAEMPGAVDVPSRSEGPVGGLPAFLHAPFAAAMSQAMLLPAFVALFGVIAAIFFLGRPAPRSTTVVPLPGPSASGQVEDRDGAYGNDGDDADDADYIDDDEYVEFLVSDASRPADAVGNGSPDRLADDTKTVQHEWRSILDRMLDEPLDPGTDRAVDHPDTYGRHSRH, encoded by the coding sequence ATGCCCCGTCGGGGCACCGATTCTGCGCCTCCGCAGGCCACCACACCGTGGCCTGCGCTGTGGGCGTTGCTGATCGGCTTCTTCATGATCCTGGTCGACGCCACCATCGTGGCGGTGGCCAACCCGGCGATCATGGCGAGCCTGGATGTCGGTTATGACGCCGTGATCTGGGTGACGAGCGCCTACCTGTTGGCCTATGCCGTTCCGTTGCTGGTGGCGGGTCGGCTGGGCGACCGGTTCGGCCCCAAGAACGTCTACTTGGCCGGTCTCGCGGTGTTCACCCTGGCGTCGTTGTGGTGCGGACTCGCCGACTCACTCGGCATGCTGGTGGCCGCTCGCGTGGTGCAGGGCGCGGGAGCGGCGCTGCTGACCCCGCAGACGCTGGCGGTGATCACCCGGACGTTCCCCGCCCACCGGCGCGGCGTCGCGATGAGCGTCTGGGGTGCCACCGCCGGGGTAGCCACGTTGGTCGGTCCGTTGGCCGGTGGGGTGTTGGTCGACACGCTGGGCTGGCCTTGGATCTTCATCGTCAACGTGCCGGTCGGGGTGTTGGGCCTGGTGCTGGCTGTGTGGCTGGTGCCGGCGCTGCCGACACAGACCCACAGCTTCGACATCCCCGGCGTGGTCTTGTCCGGGATCGGTCTGTTCCTGATCGTGTTCGCCCTGCAGGAAGGCCAGGCCCAGGACTGGGCGCCGTGGATCTGGGCGTCGCTGGCCATCGGCCTGGTGGTGATGGCGGCGTTCGTCTACTGGCAGGCGATCGACACCGGCGAGCCGCTGATCCCGCTGAGCATCTTCAGCGACCGCGACTTCTCGATGTCCAACCTGGGTGTGGCCACCATCGGGTTCGTGGCGACGGGCATGTTGTTGCCGCTGATGTTCTACGCGCAGGCGGTGTGCGGGCTGTCGCCGACGCGGGCCGCGATGCTGGTTGCGCCGATGGCCGTGGCCACCGGTGTCCTGGCACCCTTCGTCGGCAGGATCGTCGACCGGTCCCATCCCCGGCCGGTGATCGGCTTCGGCTTCGCGACGCTGGCGATCGGGGTGACGTGGTTGTCGATCGAGATGACGCCGACGACGCCGATCTGGCGCCTGGTGGTGCCGCTCACGCTGCTGGGCGTGGCGATGGCGTTCATCTGGTCGCCGCTGGCCGCGACCGCCACCCGCAACCTGCCCACCCGACTGGCCGGCGCCGGTTCGGGGGTCTACAACACCACGCGGCAGGTCGGTTCGGTGGTCGGCAGCGCCGGAATGGCCGCGTTCATGGCGTCACGGCTGTCGGCGGAGATGCCCGGCGCCGTCGACGTCCCGTCGCGCTCGGAGGGCCCGGTCGGGGGCTTGCCGGCGTTCCTGCACGCGCCGTTCGCCGCGGCGATGTCGCAGGCCATGCTGCTGCCCGCGTTCGTCGCGCTGTTCGGCGTGATCGCTGCGATTTTCTTCCTCGGCAGGCCGGCCCCGCGTTCGACGACCGTGGTGCCGCTGCCCGGGCCGTCGGCATCCGGCCAGGTCGAGGATCGCGATGGTGCCTACGGGAACGACGGTGACGACGCGGACGATGCGGACTACATCGACGACGATGAGTACGTCGAGTTCCTCGTCTCCGACGCGTCCCGGCCGGCCGACGCCGTCGGGAACGGCTCACCCGATCGGCTGGCCGACGACACGAAGACCGTGCAGCACGAGTGGCGGTCGATCCTGGACCGGATGCTCGACGAACCTCTCGACCCCGGAACCGACCGCGCCGTCGACCATCCCGACACCTACGGTCGGCACTCGCGTCACTGA